GCGTGGCCACCTCCGGCCCGGGCGCATCCAACCTGGTCACCGGCATCGCCGATGCGATGCTCGACTCGGTGCCGATGATCTGCCTGACCGGCCAGGTCGCCACGCCGCTGCTGGGCACCGACGCGTTCCAGGAACTGGACGTGTTCGGCATGACCATGCCGATCGTCAAGCACAGCTTCCTGGTGCGCAGCGTGGACCAGTTGCCGGAGATGGTGCGCGAAGCGTTCCGCATTGCACGCGAAGGACGCCCTGGCCCGGTGTTGATCGACCTGCCCAAGGACGTGCAGCTCGCCGATGCCTCGCATCTGCCGGAGCATGTGCCCGCGGCGGTGCTGCCGCCACCGGCACCGGCGGATGCGGACTTGGCCGAGGCACTGGCCGCCATCGCCAGCGCCGAGCGCCCGGTGGTGTATGGCGGTGGCGGGATTGCATTGGCTGGCGCAGTGGAGGCATTCCGGCGCTTCGTCGAGGCCACCGGCATCCCGACCGCGCTGACCTTGCGCGGCCTGGGTGCATTGCCGCATGCGCATCCGGACTACCTGGGCATGCTGGGCATGCACGGCACACGTGCGGCCAACATGGCCATCCAGGAATGCGATCTGCTGGTGGTGGTCGGTGCGCGCTTCGACGACCGTGCCACCGGCAAGCTGAGCGAGTTCGCACCGTTTGCGCGCGTCATCCATCTGGATGCCGACGCGTATGAAATTTCCAAGCTGCGCACTGCCGACATTGCGGTGCCCGGCGATGTGGCTACCAGCCTGAAGGCACTGAGCGCAGCGCGCGCCAACTGCCAGGGCTGGCGCACGCGTTGTTTTGCCAACCGCGAAAAATTCGGCGCGCGTTACGACGCGCCCGGTACCGATATCTACGCCCCGGCGCTGCTCAAGCGCCTGAGCGAAGTGGCCCCGGCCGACACCATCATCGCCTGCGATGTGGGCCAGCATCAGATGTGGGTGGCCCAGCATTGCCGCTTCAACGATCCGCGCAATCACCTCACCAGCGGCGCGCTGGGCACCATGGGCTTCGGCCTGCCGGCGGCGATGGGCGCGCAGTTCGCCTGTCCCGACCGCACTGTGGTGCTGGTCTCCGGCGACGGCAGCTTCATGATGAACGTGCAGGAGCTGGTGACCATCGCGCGCTGCAAGCTGCCGGTGAAGATCGTGCTGCTGGACAACAGCTCGCTGGGCATGGTGCGGCAGTGGCAGGAGCTGTTCTTTGCCGAGCGCTACAGCGAGATCGATCTGTCCGACAACCCGGATTTTGCGGCGCTGGCGCAAGTGTTCGGCATCCCGGCCAAGCGCATCATCGCGCGCGGCGACGTGGACGCGGCACTGGCCGACTTGCTGGCCCAGCCCGGCCCCGGCCTGCTGCATGTGGCCATCGACGCACGCGCCAACGTCTGGCCGCTGGTGCCGCCCAACAACGCCAACAGCACCATGCTGGACAGCAATCCCGCACACGCGGCCAAGGAGACGACACATGCGTTACCGGCTTGATCTGGTGCTGAAGCCGGCCGAAGGCGCCTTGGTGCGCGTGATCGGCATGACCGAGCGACGCGGCTTTCGTCCATGCGCCATCCAGGGTGCTGCCCAACCGGATGGGTCCGGCCGCTGGCACCTGCAGCTGGATGTGGATAGCAGCCGTCCGCCGGAAACGCTGCGCCTGCAACTGGAGAAGGTGTACGACTGCGAATCCGTTGCGATCACCGCACTGGAATCGGTCGAGGCGGCGGCATGAGCATGCAGACCTCGCGCGACCATCAGACTGCCGTCCGGAGGTGTCTTCTTCCGGATCGCCCGCGCGCGTGCCGCAATGCCTGATTCCGGCCGCCCTTCCGCACAGGAGCCAGAGGTAGGCGACGTGGCCGTCAGCGTGGCCGACGTCCTGGCCGCGCAGGCACGCCTGCGCAAGTATCTGTCGCCCACGCCGCTGCACTACGCCGAGCGCTTCGGCGTGTGGTTGAAGCTGGAGAATCTGCAGCGCACCGGCTCCTACAAGGTGCGCGGTGCGTTGAACGCGCTGCTGGCAGGCCTGGAGCGCGGCGACGAGCGCCCGGTGATCTGCGCCTCGGCCGGCAATCATGCGCAAGGCGTCGCGTGGTCGGCCTATCGGCTGGGCGTGCAGGCCATCACGGTGATGCCGCATGGCGCACCGCAGACCAAGATCGCCGGCGTGGCGCACTGGGGCGCCACGGTACGCCAGCATGGCAATAGCTACGACGAAGCATTCGCCTTCGCCCGCGAACTGGCCGACCAGAACGGCTACCGCTTCCTGTCCGCCTTCGACGACCCGGACGTGATCGCCGGCCAGGGCACGGTCGGCATCGAGCTGGCGGCGCATGCACCGGACGTGGTGATCGTGCCGATCGGCGGCGGCGGCCTGGCCTCCGGTGTGGCGCTTGCGCTGAAGTCGCAGGGCGTGCGGGTGGTGGGCGCGCAAGTGGAAGGCGTGGACTCCATGGCGCGCGCCGTGCGCGGCGATGTGCGCGAGATCGCGCCCGTTGCCACGCTCGCCGACGGCGTCAAGGTCAAGATTCCCGGCTTCCTCACCCGCCGCCTGTGCGCGAGCCTGCTGGACGATGTGGTCATCGTGCGCGAGGCCGAATTGCGCGAAACACTGGTGCGGCTGGCACTGGAGGAACACGTCATTGCCGAGGGCGCCGGTGCCCTCGCCCTGGCCGCTGGTCGCCGCGTTGCGGGCAAACGCAAATGTGCGGTGGTCTCTGGCGGTAATATCGACGCAACCGTGTTGGCCACACTCTTGTCCGAAGTGCGGCCGCGTCCGCCACGCAAGCCGCGCCGCCGCAATACCGAGCGGCTGCGCAACGAACGCAGTGCCAAGCCACCACCCGATACACCAGTTCTTTCCCGCCCATCCGCAGTCGCTTCAACGCCTGTCACCGCCATCGCCGTAGAGGAGTCTTCCTGGTGAACACGACCGTATCCAACCAGACCCCGCGTATCCGAATTTTCGACACCACCCTGCGCGACGGCGAGCAATCCCCCGGCTGCAGCATGACGCCCCAGCAAAAGCTGGTGATGGCGCGCGCGCTGGATGAGCTCGGCGTGGACATCATCGAAACCGGCTTCCCGGCCAGCTCGCACTCCGACCGCGAAGCGGTCGCCATGATGGGACGCGAGTTGCGCCGTCCCACGTTGGCAGTGCTGTCGCGCTGCCTGCAGGCCGATATCGAGACCTCGGCCAAGGCGCTGGAATCGGTGGCCAATCCGCGGTTGCACGTCTTCCTGTCCACCAGCCCGCTGCATCGCGAGCACAAGCTGCGCATGAGCCGTGAACAGGTACTGGAATCGGTGCACAAGCACGTGACCCTGGCGCGCGGCTATATCGACGACATCGAATTCTCCGCCGAAGATGCGACCCGGACCGAGGAAGATTTCCTGGCCGAGGTCACGCGCGTGGCGATCGCCGCCGGTGCCACCACGATCAACCTGCCCGACACGGTGGGCTTCACCACCCCGGAAGAGATCCGCGGCATGTTCTCGCGCCTGATCGCCAGCGTCGAGGGTGCCGAGAAAGTGATCTTCAGCGCGCACTGCCACAACGATCTGGGCCTGGCAGTGGCCAACTCGCTGGCGGCCATCGAAGGCGGTGCACGCCAGGTGGAATGCACCATCAACGGCATCGGCGAGCGCGCCGGCAATTGCGCGCTGGAAGAGATCACCATGGCACTGAAGGTGCGTGGTGCGTTCTACAACATCGATTCGGCGATCAACACGCCACGCATCGTTTCCACCTCGCAGTTGTTGCAGCGCCTGGTCGGCATGCCGGTGCAGCGCAACAAGGCGGTGGTCGGCGGCAACGCGTTCGCGCACGAATCGGGCATTCACCAGCACGGCATGCTGCGCCACCGCGGCACCTACGAAATCATGCGCCCGGAAGATGTGGGCTGGGAGTCGTCGCAGATGGTGCTGGGCCGCCACAGCGGCCGCGCCGCGGTCGAGCAGCGCCTGCGTGCACTGGGCTACCTGCTGGAGGAAGAAGAGGTCAAGCTGGTCTTCGAGCAGTTCAAGGCGCTGTGCGAGAAGCAGCGCGTGGTCACCGATGCGGATCTGCAGGCGTTGATGCAGGACGCCACCGTGCAGGAAGGCTATCGCCTGGCCTCGATGACCATCAGCGATGTGGGCAGCCGCGCCAACGCGTTGGTGGAGCTGTCCGATCCGGAAGGCAACCGTGTGGCTGAAACCGCGCAAGGCAACGGCCCGGTCGATGCCCTGTTCGGTGCGCTGGCCTCGGCCACCGGCGTGAAGCTGGAGCTGGACAGCTACCAGGTGCACAGCGTGGGCATCGGCGCGGACGCACGCGGCGAAGCCAGCCTGAGCGTGCGCCACGATGGCGTGGAATACGAAGGCACCGGTACCAGCAAGGACATCATCGAAGCCAGCGCACTGGCATGGCTGGATGTGGCAAACCGGTTGCTGCGCCAGCGCGAGCGCGGCGTGGTTGCCGGCAGGACGGCGGCGGTGGCGTAACACAGGCGCTCCGCTGGACGATGCAACCCTGACGGCCGGCAGAGTGATCTGCTGGCCGTTTTGGCGTTTGTTGCTGCACTTTTGCAGGCGCGTGAATTTGCTGCCGGCGCCTGTGGGTATACGTATGCTGGAAACGGCGCTGCGCCAAGGACCAGCCTGGCGGGAGACGTCTGCGGGTTATGTACGAATACGTCGGTCTGTGGAGGCGCTTGCATTCGTACCGACATCGGGCACAGACCTCGCATTCGAGGTCTTGCGGCCTTGCGGGAATGCTTCGGTTTGCTGCGGGCACTTGCACGCGTACCGGCGTGGGACACGCCGCAAGTACGTCCATGTAGGCTCTGGCGCGGCATCCATGCCGCTCAAGGTCCCACGCCGGCACGCGCGCAAGCACCACCGGTTGTTGTCGGCTGCTGAAACAAATGCGAAGAGCCTGGTGGTCTACACATCTTTCGCGTCATCATCGCTGGCGACATGACGGTAGATGGATAGCTTGCCGATCACATCGGCCACGCAGTCCTCAGGCATCAACACCTGCTTGAAGCATTGCTTGCCGATCAGCGATAGCAATCTTGAGAGCGCGGTGTCGCGTCCGGGGGCGGGACCGTGTGGCGGCATGGATGCCGCCACCGAGCCTCCAGGGACGGATTCACGGCGTGTCCCGACACCGGACGCGGCGCCGCGCCACCGAACGCCCCTGCGTGCCGACCAGTCCTGCGCACGACATCCGCCGATTTCATGCCAGCACCCCGGTCGAGTGATCTGATCAAGAATCGGTCAACCAAACGAAAGCGGCTACCGTCAAAAGAACGATAGCCACCAGCACAGCTACAACGCGTCGGGGAAGCAAGCGCTGTTACAGCGCGGCCATCACCGCATCGCCCATTGCCACCGTGCCAACCTTGGTCGTGCCTTCCGACCAGATGTCGGCAGTGCGCAGGCCCTGATCGAGCACCTTGCCGACTGCACGCTCGATTGCATCGGCTGCAGCAGACTGCGCAAACGTGTAGCGCAGCATCATCGCCACCGACAGGATGGTGGCCAGCGGATTGGCAATGCCCTTGCCGGCGATATCCGGCGCCGAGCCATGGCACGGCTCGTACATGCCCTTGCTGTTGGCATCCAGCGAGGCCGACGGCAGCATGCCGATCGATCCGGTGAGCATCGAGGCCTGGTCGGACAGGATGTCGCCGAACATGTTGTCGGTCACGATCACGTCGAACTGCTTGGGGGCGCGCACCAGCTGCATCGCTGCGTTGTCCACGTACATATGCGATAGCGCGATATCCGGATAGTCCTTGGCCACCTCTTCCACCACCGCGCGCCACAGCTGGCTCGATGCCAGCACGTTGGCCTTGTCGACCGAGCACAGCTTCCTGCCGCGCAGGCGCGCCATCTCGAAGCCGGCCTTGGCGATACGGCGGATCTCGCTTTCGCTATACGGCAAGGTGTCGTAGGCCTGGCGCTCGCCGTTGTCCAGGGTGCGATTGCCGCGTGGCTGGCCGAAGTAGATGCCGCCGGTCAGCTCGCGCAGGATCAGCAGATCCAGACCCGAAACCACCTCCGGTTTGAGCGTGGATGCCTCGGCCAGTTGTGGATACAGCAAGGCCGGGCGCAGGTTGGCGAACAATCCCAGCTGCGAGCGGATCTTGAGCAGGCCGCGCTCCGGGCGCAGTGCCGGGTCGATGGTGTCCCACTGCGGGCCACCCACCGCGCCCAGCAGCACCGCATCGGCGGCACGCGCACGCTCCAGCGTTTCATCGGCCAGCGGGCTGCCGTATTTGTCGTAGGCGGCACCGCCGAGTTCGTCATACACCAGGCTGTAGCCAAGACCGTGCTGCGCGTCGATCCGCGTCAGCACCTTGACCGCTTCGGCCATGATTTCCGGGCCGATGCCGTCACCGGGAAGAATCAGAATCTGCTTGCTCATGCAATCCTCGTGGAAGGGCGCTAGCGCGCCTGGTGTTTCGATGTGCTGCGGTCTTCAATGCGTAAACATTACTGCAACGCGCCGAACAGCCACGGCTGCCGCACGCGATGGGCTTGCTCGAACCGAC
The window above is part of the Xanthomonas campestris pv. badrii genome. Proteins encoded here:
- the leuB gene encoding 3-isopropylmalate dehydrogenase; translated protein: MSKQILILPGDGIGPEIMAEAVKVLTRIDAQHGLGYSLVYDELGGAAYDKYGSPLADETLERARAADAVLLGAVGGPQWDTIDPALRPERGLLKIRSQLGLFANLRPALLYPQLAEASTLKPEVVSGLDLLILRELTGGIYFGQPRGNRTLDNGERQAYDTLPYSESEIRRIAKAGFEMARLRGRKLCSVDKANVLASSQLWRAVVEEVAKDYPDIALSHMYVDNAAMQLVRAPKQFDVIVTDNMFGDILSDQASMLTGSIGMLPSASLDANSKGMYEPCHGSAPDIAGKGIANPLATILSVAMMLRYTFAQSAAADAIERAVGKVLDQGLRTADIWSEGTTKVGTVAMGDAVMAAL
- the ilvG gene encoding acetolactate synthase 2 catalytic subunit; its protein translation is MNTSAHSTPRNGARWLTQALEAEGVETLFGYPGGTIMPFYDALVDSRLKHILVRHEQGAALAANGYARASGRVGVCVATSGPGASNLVTGIADAMLDSVPMICLTGQVATPLLGTDAFQELDVFGMTMPIVKHSFLVRSVDQLPEMVREAFRIAREGRPGPVLIDLPKDVQLADASHLPEHVPAAVLPPPAPADADLAEALAAIASAERPVVYGGGGIALAGAVEAFRRFVEATGIPTALTLRGLGALPHAHPDYLGMLGMHGTRAANMAIQECDLLVVVGARFDDRATGKLSEFAPFARVIHLDADAYEISKLRTADIAVPGDVATSLKALSAARANCQGWRTRCFANREKFGARYDAPGTDIYAPALLKRLSEVAPADTIIACDVGQHQMWVAQHCRFNDPRNHLTSGALGTMGFGLPAAMGAQFACPDRTVVLVSGDGSFMMNVQELVTIARCKLPVKIVLLDNSSLGMVRQWQELFFAERYSEIDLSDNPDFAALAQVFGIPAKRIIARGDVDAALADLLAQPGPGLLHVAIDARANVWPLVPPNNANSTMLDSNPAHAAKETTHALPA
- a CDS encoding ACT domain-containing protein — encoded protein: MRYRLDLVLKPAEGALVRVIGMTERRGFRPCAIQGAAQPDGSGRWHLQLDVDSSRPPETLRLQLEKVYDCESVAITALESVEAAA
- a CDS encoding threonine dehydratase, which translates into the protein MAVSVADVLAAQARLRKYLSPTPLHYAERFGVWLKLENLQRTGSYKVRGALNALLAGLERGDERPVICASAGNHAQGVAWSAYRLGVQAITVMPHGAPQTKIAGVAHWGATVRQHGNSYDEAFAFARELADQNGYRFLSAFDDPDVIAGQGTVGIELAAHAPDVVIVPIGGGGLASGVALALKSQGVRVVGAQVEGVDSMARAVRGDVREIAPVATLADGVKVKIPGFLTRRLCASLLDDVVIVREAELRETLVRLALEEHVIAEGAGALALAAGRRVAGKRKCAVVSGGNIDATVLATLLSEVRPRPPRKPRRRNTERLRNERSAKPPPDTPVLSRPSAVASTPVTAIAVEESSW
- a CDS encoding 2-isopropylmalate synthase, producing MNTTVSNQTPRIRIFDTTLRDGEQSPGCSMTPQQKLVMARALDELGVDIIETGFPASSHSDREAVAMMGRELRRPTLAVLSRCLQADIETSAKALESVANPRLHVFLSTSPLHREHKLRMSREQVLESVHKHVTLARGYIDDIEFSAEDATRTEEDFLAEVTRVAIAAGATTINLPDTVGFTTPEEIRGMFSRLIASVEGAEKVIFSAHCHNDLGLAVANSLAAIEGGARQVECTINGIGERAGNCALEEITMALKVRGAFYNIDSAINTPRIVSTSQLLQRLVGMPVQRNKAVVGGNAFAHESGIHQHGMLRHRGTYEIMRPEDVGWESSQMVLGRHSGRAAVEQRLRALGYLLEEEEVKLVFEQFKALCEKQRVVTDADLQALMQDATVQEGYRLASMTISDVGSRANALVELSDPEGNRVAETAQGNGPVDALFGALASATGVKLELDSYQVHSVGIGADARGEASLSVRHDGVEYEGTGTSKDIIEASALAWLDVANRLLRQRERGVVAGRTAAVA